Proteins from one Streptomyces roseifaciens genomic window:
- a CDS encoding APC family permease, whose product MAETDPPPDERVGFVRRIGLFQATAINMSQMCGIGPFVTIPLMVAAFGGPQAVIGFVAGAVLALADGLIWAELGASLPGAGGSYVYLRQAFQYRTGKLMPFLFVWTAMLFIPLGMSTGVIGFVQYLGYLWPDMGQMQGDVTGLAVIALIVLVLWRRVENIARITVVLWCVMIASVVLVILAAFTHFSPDRAFTYPSGAFELTSDHFWIGFAAGLTIGIYDYLGYNTAAYMGAEIKNPGRTLPRAIVFSILGIMAIYLLLQIGTLGVIDWKQMLDPASTASSSVASAVLEEAWGKGPARVVTVLILVTAVASVLAGLLGGSRVPYDAAREKVFFRPFGRLHPRHRFPALGLAAMGVITGAGFLIGRHTDLATLIQLLTAVMVIVQALAQVLAVTVLRRRQPDLPRPYRMWLYPLPSLVALVGWLVIYGYADRNSPGRHPIEWSLAWVGAGCVAFVLWSRYEKVWPFGPREISEEYLHGADPDAAAGTAPGTAPDLAAGAVPDARSGEAPDADPDTGVPAER is encoded by the coding sequence ATGGCAGAGACGGATCCACCGCCGGACGAGCGCGTCGGCTTCGTGCGCCGCATCGGACTGTTCCAGGCCACCGCCATCAACATGAGCCAGATGTGCGGCATCGGCCCCTTCGTCACCATCCCCCTCATGGTCGCGGCCTTCGGCGGCCCGCAGGCCGTCATCGGCTTCGTCGCGGGCGCGGTGCTGGCCCTGGCCGACGGGCTGATCTGGGCCGAGCTCGGCGCCTCGCTGCCCGGCGCCGGCGGCAGCTACGTCTATCTGCGCCAGGCCTTCCAGTACCGCACCGGGAAGCTGATGCCGTTCCTGTTCGTGTGGACGGCGATGCTCTTCATCCCGCTGGGCATGTCCACCGGGGTCATCGGCTTCGTGCAGTACCTGGGCTATCTGTGGCCGGACATGGGCCAGATGCAGGGCGACGTGACCGGACTGGCCGTCATCGCGCTGATCGTGCTGGTGCTGTGGCGGCGCGTCGAGAACATCGCACGGATCACGGTCGTGCTGTGGTGCGTGATGATCGCCTCCGTCGTGCTGGTGATCCTCGCCGCCTTCACCCACTTCAGCCCCGACCGGGCCTTCACCTACCCCTCGGGCGCCTTCGAGCTGACGTCGGACCACTTCTGGATCGGCTTCGCGGCGGGCCTGACCATCGGCATCTACGACTACCTCGGCTACAACACGGCCGCGTACATGGGCGCCGAGATCAAGAACCCCGGGCGCACCCTGCCGCGCGCCATCGTCTTCTCCATCCTCGGCATCATGGCCATCTACCTGCTCCTGCAGATCGGCACGCTCGGCGTCATCGACTGGAAGCAGATGCTCGACCCCGCCTCGACGGCGTCCTCGTCCGTCGCCTCGGCGGTCCTGGAGGAGGCCTGGGGCAAGGGGCCCGCCCGGGTCGTCACCGTGCTCATCCTCGTCACGGCCGTCGCCTCGGTCCTCGCCGGGCTGCTCGGCGGCTCCCGGGTGCCCTACGACGCCGCCCGGGAGAAGGTCTTCTTCCGCCCCTTCGGACGACTGCACCCCAGACACCGCTTCCCGGCGCTGGGCCTGGCCGCCATGGGAGTCATCACGGGCGCAGGGTTCCTGATCGGCCGTCACACGGACCTGGCCACACTGATCCAGCTGCTCACCGCCGTGATGGTGATCGTGCAGGCCCTCGCCCAGGTCCTCGCCGTGACCGTGCTGCGCCGCCGCCAGCCGGACCTGCCGCGCCCGTACCGGATGTGGCTCTACCCGCTGCCGAGCCTGGTGGCCCTGGTGGGCTGGCTCGTCATCTACGGCTACGCGGACCGGAATTCCCCCGGCCGGCATCCCATCGAATGGTCCCTGGCCTGGGTCGGGGCCGGTTGCGTGGCCTTCGTGCTCTGGTCGCGCTACGAGAAGGTGTGGCCGTTCGGGCCGCGGGAGATCAGCGAGGAGTACCTGCACGGCGCCGACCCGGACGCCGCCGCCGGGACGGCCCCCGGAACAGCCCCCGACCTCGCCGCGGGCGCGGTTCCTGACGCCAGGTCGGGCGAGGCGCCGGACGCCGACCCGGACACCGGGGTGCCCGCCGAGCGGTGA
- a CDS encoding FAD-dependent monooxygenase, which translates to MSAGRIAVVGGSIAGCAAALAAARAGAGEVVVYERAAGGLQDRGVGLAVHDRRYAELEAAGYLDPAIPWVRLTSRPWIVRDAGSRAGRRVGALPFGFRSYNWGSLWSELRARVPSSVAYERGTAVERVVPGPDGAVLQLAGGREERFDLVVGADGYRSAVRAATRAATVPRYSGYVAWRGALPEADLPGPAEAWARDEAATVAFPGGHMIVYRIPGPGGTGTSANWVFYCVPDDPAHTLSLEAAAGLPPSRVPDGLTAQHRAVVDAHFPPYWQELVRRTPKDATYVQPVHDLCVPRYGEGRLVLVGDAAAVARPHSGSGAVKALQDATVLEHCLASAGSWAGAVAAYDAARAPAGRAIVDLGRRLGRAQVQATPAWAALDQGALEDWWRQAADGGRDFGGRSLGERGGEPRR; encoded by the coding sequence ATGTCGGCAGGGCGGATAGCGGTCGTGGGCGGGTCCATCGCGGGGTGCGCGGCGGCGCTCGCCGCGGCGCGGGCGGGCGCCGGCGAGGTCGTGGTGTACGAGCGGGCGGCCGGCGGGCTGCAGGACCGGGGCGTGGGCCTGGCCGTCCACGACCGGCGGTACGCGGAGCTGGAGGCGGCCGGATACCTGGACCCGGCCATTCCGTGGGTGCGGCTGACCTCGCGCCCCTGGATCGTCCGGGACGCGGGCAGCCGGGCCGGGCGGCGGGTGGGCGCACTGCCGTTCGGGTTCCGTTCGTACAACTGGGGGTCGCTCTGGAGCGAGCTGCGTGCGCGCGTGCCGTCCTCCGTCGCCTACGAGCGCGGCACCGCGGTCGAGCGGGTGGTGCCCGGGCCGGACGGCGCCGTCCTGCAGCTGGCCGGGGGCCGGGAGGAGCGCTTCGACCTCGTGGTCGGCGCCGACGGCTACCGCTCGGCCGTGCGGGCCGCAACGCGGGCCGCGACCGTGCCCCGTTACTCCGGATACGTGGCGTGGCGCGGCGCGCTCCCCGAGGCGGACCTGCCGGGGCCTGCGGAGGCGTGGGCGCGCGACGAGGCCGCCACCGTCGCCTTCCCGGGCGGCCACATGATCGTCTACCGCATCCCCGGCCCCGGCGGCACCGGCACCAGCGCCAACTGGGTCTTCTACTGCGTTCCCGACGACCCCGCCCACACCTTGTCCCTGGAGGCCGCGGCCGGCCTCCCGCCGAGCCGCGTGCCCGACGGGCTGACGGCGCAGCACCGCGCCGTCGTGGACGCGCACTTCCCGCCGTACTGGCAGGAGCTCGTCCGGCGCACCCCGAAGGACGCCACCTACGTCCAACCCGTTCATGACCTGTGCGTGCCGCGCTACGGGGAGGGCCGGCTCGTGCTCGTGGGGGACGCGGCGGCGGTCGCCCGGCCGCATTCGGGCAGCGGGGCCGTCAAGGCGCTGCAGGACGCCACGGTGCTGGAGCACTGCCTGGCGTCGGCCGGGAGCTGGGCCGGGGCCGTGGCCGCGTACGACGCCGCGCGGGCGCCGGCCGGCCGCGCGATCGTCGATCTCGGCCGCAGACTGGGCCGGGCGCAGGTGCAGGCCACGCCCGCCTGGGCCGCGCTGGACCAGGGCGCGCTGGAGGACTGGTGGCGGCAGGCGGCCGACGGCGGGCGGGACTTCGGCGGGCGGTCGCTCGGGGAGCGGGGCGGGGAGCCGCGCCGGTAG